ggGCCGCGTGCGGAAAACACAATCAATAGCCGGAGTCGGGCCTTCGTTCCGCCCGTGACCGCGCGAGCTAGACCCGACCCAGCAATCGGGCCACCGCCCCTTTCCTCTCCGATCCGGATCTTCCCCGCCCGCTCCGGCGAGCCGTCGCCGCGTCGCCTCCACGCGACCAGTCACCTCATATATCTATCTAGCAgacttccccgccgccgcgcgcgcgcgcccaaCCCTAGgctgcgcccccccccccatttaCCTGTTTGCTCTATCAGCTCCCGAGCCCAGCAAACCCtagtcgccgccgcccatggaCATAGAGACCGACGGGCGATTCGGCAATAAGCGCGTGCACAATCGCCTCGGCCCGGGCCCCGGCGGCGCCCCGTCATCTACCACCGGCAAGGTCTGCAACTTCTGGCGCGCCGGGCGGTGCAACCGCTTCCCGTGCCCCTACCTCCACAGCGAGCtccccgaggcggcggcgccgcccaagCGCTCCGCTGGACCCGGGGGCAACGTCTGGCGCAACCCCAACAccggaggacgaggaggcggcggtcaCAATAGATGGGGGAGGGGCCCTGGAGGCGGCAGCGGGGCTGCGACCCACAGGCCGCCGGACAGGCCCTGCAAGTTCTTCCTCGCCGGTACCGATTGCAGCTATGGGGAGAGGTGCCGCTACCCCCACAGCTACTGCATAAGCGATAGCATCACGATGCTCACCCTGCTCAAGGGCCACGAGAAGGTACGCTTAATCCCCGCTGACAACTATGCTGTCTGTCTGGTAAAACATTAGAAGTTGCTAGCTGCAATGCTCTTGATGCGTTCAGGGTGTTACCGGCATTGCGCTGCCCACTGGGTCGGACAAGCTGTATTCTGGGAGTAAGGATGGAACTGTTCGCACGTGGGATTGCCAAACTGGGCAGGTAGCTGAGGCATCATTAGCTTGAATCTTCGAGAGTTTTGTATGTTccttatgaaaaaaaaagaattcagTACTTCTTTGCTGTTGGTGGTCTGTTAGTGTGCTGGTGTCATCACTATGGGTCGTGAAGTTGGCTGTATGATCAGTGAAGGTCCGTGGTTATTCGTTGGTATACCTGATGCGGTGAAGGTAAGTAATACTACTGTTTCTAAAGTTGGGGCCTTCTAGCCCATCATATGATTGGCTCTTTGCTTGACTCTTCTGCTTATCATTTAATTGCCTGCTCACATAATCAGTGATTGGACACTAGGCACCACTGCTGCTCGGCtagctctttttttttattctgaAATTTATCACCATTGCTGTTCTGCATGCATGTGAATACATGGTCTATTCCTTCAGGTTTGGAATATGCAAACAGCAGCGGAAATGAATCTTACTGGACCAACTGGGCAAGTCTATGCGCTCGCTGTTGCCAGTGAGTTACTCTTTGCCGCAACACAGGTAAGCTTTCATCTTTTAGGTTATCTTTGTTTTGTCTCAGTTTTTTCTCTCGAAACTTCTGATTCTTCATTTACCGAATTCTCTTTTGGTGTGCTTGGTGCAGGATGGGAGGATTTTGGCATGGAGATTTAGCTCCGCAACTAACTGTTTCGAGCCAGCTGCTTCTCTTGATGGCCATAAGCTTGCTGTTGTTTCATTAATAGTAGGAGGCATGAGACTTTATTCAGCTTCAATGGATAAAACAATCAGAGTATGCCAAACTCGTTCACGCCCACTGACGCTCATTCTTAAGATAGATTCAATTTATGTGGGAGTAGGAGTATATGTTGCATTTGAGATTTTAAGTTCTTTGGTTGTTTGACTATTCCCTGGCTTTATATCATCCTTCACATGATGCCATTCTGTTTCTCGTGATTGAAGTTTTTGGGTGCATGTTCAATTTTAATCCCTTGTACTCAGTTATGGGTTTCTCTAGTATTTAAGTGGCAGATACTGCTATTTGACTTCTAATAACAATCATATATACAAAGGATGATGACTATGATCAGCACATGAATGTCTGTTAATATTCAGTCAAATTCGAATTTATTCTCAATCGAATGAATGCATTGGCCTGTCAACTGAATACATTATTAGTTATAGTTATCAAATGTTATTTTATTGCATATTACATTTTCCTATCAAGAGAACAAAAGTATCTTTGTCTATTTTGTTCACTTCATTTCAcaaaaaataataacaaaatGTTTGGATTTCAGGTGTGGGATTTGGCAACATTGCAGTGCATACAGACTCTTTCTGATCATACCGATGTTGTTATGTCTGTGCTGTGTTGGGATCAGTTTCTATTATCGTGCTCTTTAGATCAAACCATAAAAGTTAGTTCCCACTTCCGATCCTTCATTTTGCTGAGTAATTTTGTAAATCCATCTATCCACGTTTCAGATGTTGCCCTTCTCAATACTGGTCATGGTTCTATATTTATTTTGTGCAGGTTTGGGCAGCTACAGAGAGTGGAAACTTAGAAGTAACATATACACACAAAGAGGAGCAGGTACAAGACCCTACACTAGTACAGTCTTAATTGCACCCAGTTTTTGTTGTGCCATAACCTGTATTGTTACCCACCAGTGTTAACCATTGAGATATAGTTATTG
This window of the Panicum virgatum strain AP13 chromosome 1K, P.virgatum_v5, whole genome shotgun sequence genome carries:
- the LOC120712521 gene encoding zinc finger CCCH domain-containing protein 17-like, producing the protein MDIETDGRFGNKRVHNRLGPGPGGAPSSTTGKVCNFWRAGRCNRFPCPYLHSELPEAAAPPKRSAGPGGNVWRNPNTGGRGGGGHNRWGRGPGGGSGAATHRPPDRPCKFFLAGTDCSYGERCRYPHSYCISDSITMLTLLKGHEKGVTGIALPTGSDKLYSGSKDGTVRTWDCQTGQCAGVITMGREVGCMISEGPWLFVGIPDAVKVWNMQTAAEMNLTGPTGQVYALAVASELLFAATQDGRILAWRFSSATNCFEPAASLDGHKLAVVSLIVGGMRLYSASMDKTIRVWDLATLQCIQTLSDHTDVVMSVLCWDQFLLSCSLDQTIKVWAATESGNLEVTYTHKEEQGALALSGMPDAQSKPVLLCSLNDNTVRLYDLPSFSDRGRIFSKQEIRAIQMGPGGLFFTGDGTGELKVWQWVDAAQT